The Desulfonatronum lacustre DSM 10312 region CTCGATCTTGATCCAGCTGCCGCAGCCTATGGCCTTGGCCAGCCGGGCGATGCGCACGGCCTCGTCCGCGGTGCGCGCTCCGGAGGTGTTGGGCAACAGGCGCATGGTCTTGGGGATGTGGTCCATGACATTACCCGCGGCGGCCTGGAAATCCACCCGCCGCAGGGCCACGGTGATCACCTCGGACCCGGAGGCCGCGCAGACCTCAGGAATCACCGCGTCGTCACCATATTTGCCCGTGCCGGTGAACAACCGGCTGCCCAGGCGCTCCCCGCCGATCTCGAACAGGTCGTCCATCAGGTCCTGCATCAGCCACCTCCCACGAACTGCAACAGCTCCAGCCGGTCACCCTCCTGGAGCCTGGTTTTGGGGAAATCCTCGCCGGGCACGATCTCTCGATTCAACTCGGCCACGACCCGGGACGGATCCAGGCCCCTGGAGGCAATCAGATCATGGAGCATGACGTCCTCTTGAAGGGACTCGCTCATCCCGTTGACGATCACTTGCAAACCCAACCTCCTTTGGTCTTCGAGCCCAAAAAAAAGTAACTACTCAGCACAGAGTAATTCTGTTGCCGGGGTCGGAATCGGAATCGGGATCGGGATCGAAAACGCTGGGATGCGTTCTAAATTCTTCCTGTTTCGATTCCGAATCCGATAGCGAAGCGCCGACCCCGACCCCGATTGCCGGAGCAAGATCGGACACAAAATGTACTGAGTAGTTATAAAAAAAAAACGCCTTTTCGGAACCTGGCGTGAAGCTTTGCGGTCCGAAAAGGCGATCTGCGCGGTGCTTCCCTACGACGGCATGGTCCGTGTCAGGTTCCAAGGGTCGGAGCGTGTACTCCCTCTCAGCCTCGCGGCTCCCCCAGCAATGGAAATTCGCTATCGCAATCCGAACCGCCTGTAAAGGGTTGCGATGTTTTCGGAAGGAAGTTGCCTGATTTTTTGCTTGCCAGTTGTTCCTTTTTAGCCTAATTGAACACGGTTCGAAATTCGCACATCCTCCGAGAAGCCCGAGGGTCTTTCGTCCGTGACGAAAGTGAGCGGGTTCAAATGCGGAGGGTGGAGGAAAAACCCACCAGTTCAAGGAGTAGTGTTATGGCGTACGTGACTATGAAGCAGATGCTGGAGACCGGAGTGCATTTCGGTCACCAGACCCGGCGTTGGAACCCCAAGATGCGTCCGTATATCTTCGGTGCGCGCAACGGCATTCACATCGTCGACTTGCAGCAGACCGTGAAGATGTTCCAAAAGGCTCACGACTTCATCGCCGATACCGTGGCCCAGGGCGGTAAGGTCATGTTCGTGGGCACCAAGCCCCAGGCCCGGGAGATCATCAAGCAGGAAGCCGCTCGGGTGGGCATGTTTTCCGTGACCCATCGCTGGATGGGCGGTACCCTGACCAACTTTCAGACCATTCGCAGCAGCATTCAGCGCTTGAAGAAGCTGGAAACCATGTTCGAGGACGGCACCGTGAATCGGTTCGTCAAGAAGGAAATCGTGCGCATGCAGCGCGACGTGGAAAAGCTGAACCTGGCCCTGGGCGGGATCAAGGACATGGAGTCCCTGCCTCAGGCGGCCTTCGTCATCGACCCGAACCGGGAAGACATCGCCATCCAGGAATGCCGCAAGTTGAACATTCCAGTGGTCGCCGTGGTGGACACCAACTGCGATCCGGACCTGATCGACTTCATCATTCCCGGCAACGACGATGCCATCCGGGCCATCAAGCTGTTCTCCGCGAGCATCGCCGATGCCTGCACCGAGGGCGCGGCCAGGATGCGCGACATGGACCAAAGCGCTGAGAAGGCCGCCGAGGCAGCGCTGACCCAGGCCGCTGCGGAGAGCGAAGGGGCTGAAACGGAAAGTGAAAAAGACGCTACGGAGGAGAAATAAATGGCCATTTCCGCAAGTTTGGTGAAGGAGCTGCGCGAGCGTACCGGCGCGGGCATGATGGATTGCAAAAAAGCGCTGCAGGAGTGCGACGGAGACCAGGAAAAGTCCTTGCTCTGGCTGCGCGAAAAAGGCTTGGCCAAGGCCCAGAAGAAGTCCGGCCGGGCCACGTCCCAGGGCTTTATCGGGTCTTACATTCACTCCAACGGCAAGATCGGAGTAATGGTCGAGCTGAAGTGCGAGACCGACTTCGTGGCCAAGAACGAAAAGTTCCTGGAACTGGCCAAGGATCTGGCCATGCAGGTGGCCGCCACGGCTCCGCTGTGCGTGGCCCCGGAGGACATTCCGGAGGACGTTTTGGAGCGGGAGCGCCAATTCGTCACCCAGCAGACCCGGGACGAAGGCAAGCCGGAAAACATCATTCCCAAGATCGTGGACGGACGGATGAAGAAGTTCGCCCAGGAAGTCTGCCTCCTGGAGCAGGCCTTCATCAAGGACGATTCCCGCAAGATCAAGGATCTGATCACGGAAACCATCGCCGTACTCGGCGAAAACATCCAGGTCGGCCGGGTCGTGCGGATGGCCTTGGGTGAAGAAGCCTAACAAGATCCGGATGAACCGTAGGGGCGCGGCACGCCGTGCCCCTACGGTGAACACGTTCAACCCGCGGCCCGGGCCGCAGGAGTCGGCATGACGGAACTGCGCTATCCCAGGATATTGCTGAAAATCAGCGGCGAAGCCCTGGCCGGGCCCAACCAGTTCGGGATCGATCCCGAGACCATTGACACGTTCTGTCGGGAAATGGTCGAGGTCGCCGAACTGGGGGTCGAATTGGCCCTGGTGATCGGCGGAGGGAACATTTTTCGCGGTCTCTCAGCCGCCTCCCGGGGCATGGACCGGGCCGGAGCCGACTATATGGGCATGCTGGCCACGGTGATCAACTCCCTGGCCGTGCAGGACGGTCTGGAGAAGTTGGGTCTGACCACCCGGGTGATGACCGCCTTTCCCATGCAGCAGGTGGCCGAACCCTACATCCGCCGCCGGGCCATCCGGCACCTGGAAAAGAAACGGGTGGTGATCTGCGCCGCGGGCACCGGCAACCCGTTTTTCACCACGGACACCGCCGCGGTCTTGCGCGGAGCCGAGCTCAAGGTTCAGGCCATCCTCAAGGCCACCAAGGTGGACGGGGTTTACGACAAGGATCCGAAAAAGGATCAAGACGCCCGGCTGTTCTCGCACATCTCCTATATTGATGTTCTGAAAAAGCGCCTGCAAGTCATGGACTCCACGGCCATTTCCCTGGCCATGGACAACAATCTGCCCATCGTGGTCTTTAATCTCTTCACCGCGGGCAACATCAAGCGGGTCGCACTGGGAGAACCTACGGGAACGCTGGTCACAGGAGGAGAATAAGCATGACATCCGTACTGGACGACAACAAGGAACGCATGGAGAAGTCCCTGCAAAGCCTGGACAGGGAGTTCAAAAGGCTGCGAACCGGTCGGGCCTCCGGGGCCTTGCTGGACGGGATTCGGGTGGACTACTACGGTACGTCGACCCCTTTGGATCAACTGGCTTCCATCTCCATCCCGGACAGCCGGACCATTTCCATCCAGCCCTGGGATCGTGGAGCATTCAAGGATGTGGAAAAGGCCATCCTCAAGTCTGATTTGGGCCTGAACCCGGTCAACGACGGTAAGACCTTGCGGATCATCATCCCGCCTCTGACCGAGGAACGGCGCAAGGAGCTGGTCAAGATCGCCAAGAAGTTCACTGAGGAGGCCAAGGTCGGCATCCGTAGCATTCGGCGCGACGCCAACGACACGCTGAAGAAGCAGGAAAAGGCCAAAGAGATCACCGAGGACGAGCTGCACAAGACCCAGGACGACGTCCAGAAGCTGACGGACGAATACATCGTCAAGGCCGACGCCGTTTTCGCGGCCAAGGAAAAGGAAATCATGGAGATCTGAGCCGACTTGTCCTCCCTTCCCCGGCATATCGCCATCATCATGGACGGCAACGGGCGGTGGGCCGAACACCACGGCCTGCCGCGCACCGAAGGCCACAAGGCCGGTACCCGCTCCGCCCGCAAGATCGTCACCCAGTGCCGCAAGCTCGGCATTCCGCACGTTACGTTCTATACCTTTTCCAAGGAAAACTGGTCCCGACCCCGGGAGGAGGTCTCGTTTTTATTCGAGATGCTCCAGTCCTATCTCAAGAGCGAGATGGATTCCCTGCTGGAGCGGGACATTCGGCTGCACGTGCTCGGAGACTGGGACGAACTCCCCTTTGCCCTACGCCAGATTTTGCGGCACGTCTGCTCCAAGAGCAGCCACTGCAAATCCATGGTCGTCAATCTGGCCTTGAACTATTCCGGCCGCGAAGAGATTGTCCGGGCCTGCCGGAAGCTTGTAGCCCAGGGTGTATCGGCGGATCAGATTACGGAACAGCTCCTGACCGACAATCTGGACACAGCCGGCCAGCCGGACCCGGACCTGATCATCCGGACCAGCGGCGAGCAGCGGTTGAGCAATTTTCTCCTGTATCAGGCCGCGTACAGCGAACTGGTCTTCACTCCGGTGATGTGGCCGGACTTTGACGAAGCCTGCCTGCAAGCGGCCCTGGACGAGTTTGCCCGGCGGTCCCGGCGTTTCGGGGGCCTGGAACCGTCGTCGGCCTGATCTTTTTTTGGTTGTATTCTCGATCCCTTCCTTAAAATCCATCCTCGTCACGAACCGCCGACCAGCATCATGCCCCTGACCTCGCACCACAAACGCCTGTTGACCGGGCTGTTGCCGTTGCCCGTCCTGCTCTGGATTCTTTTTTCCGGCGGGCTCCCGCTCTTGCTTCTCGTGCTCATCCTCGCCGCCCTGGGTCAATGGGAATTCTATTCCATGTTCTGGAAACGGGAGCGACCGGGATGGAAACTGCTGGGCATCGCCGGCGGGGCGCTTTTTCTTATGGCCGCGTACCTGGCGCCGACCGCCGTACCGGCGGCTCTGGCCGGGCTGTTCTGCCTGTTCGGCATCCTGTTTCTGGTCAGCTACAGCGCTGATCCCGAAACCGCGTCGTTTCCGGATGTGTTGCTGCTTTTTCTGGGCTGCTGCTATCTGCCTCTGCTGCTGCACTTCGCCCTGGGGCTGGCGTGGCCGGAGTTGCTATTGGTGGTGGCCGCGGCGTTTCTCTCCGATACGGCCGCCTATTACACCGGCTCCAAGTTGGGCCGCCGCCACGTTTGGCCGTCCATCAGTCCCAAGAAAACCTGGGAGGGCAGCGCAGGAGGTATGGCGGCCTGCGTTGGGGCCAGCCTGGTTGTGGGACTGGCCTGGGGAACCGCGGGCGCGGCGGCGTTCATCTTCCTCGGCGTGGTCTTGAATCTGGCCGCCCAGGTGGGAGACTTTTTCGAATCCGCCATGAAGCGCTCCCAGGCTGTCAAGGATTCCGGAACCCTCCTGCCCGGCCACGGCGGCATCCTGGACCGCATCGACAGCCTGCTTTTTGTTTTACCGGCCTATGCGGCTTTGAGCCTTGTTTATCCTTTCTTCTAGATTGTGCCCCAGCCCTTCACCGCTTCAGAATCGCCCAATATGCCACCCCTCCACGCTTGCCGATACATCAGCGCCCTGCCTTCGCCCGCGATGTCCGCCCCACGCGGCTTGGTCATTCTGGGCAGTACCGGTTCCATCGGTCGCAGCGCTCTGGGGGTGATTAGCGAGCATCCGGAACGTTTTTCCGTGCTGGGGCTGGCCGGGGGGCGCAACGTTCGCCTGTTGGCCGAACAAGCCGCGCGGTGGCGGCCCGGGATGCTGGCGGTGCTGGATGCGGCCTTGGCCGATGAACTGCGGGGGCTGCTGCCTTCCGGTTATGCTCCGGAGATCGTTCACGGCCAGGAGGGCTACGAGCAGCTGGCCCGGCTCTCTGAGGCCGAGATGGTTCTCTCCGCCCAGGTGGGCGCGGCCGGACTGCCGGCCACGTTGGCCGCGGCCCGGGCCGGGAAGATCATCGCCCTGGCCAACAAGGAATCCTTGGTTCTGGCCGGAGCCGTGATCCGGGACGCCTGTCAGCGGTACGGAGCCATGATTCTGCCCGTGGATTCGGAGCACAACGCGGTGTTTCAATCCCTGCGCGGGGAGACCTGCTCCAGTTTACGGCGGATCATTCTCACGGCCTCGGGCGGTCCGTTCCGGGATATGGACGCGGCTGAGCTGGACGCGGTCACGGTGGGTCAGGCCCTGGCCCATCCCAACTGGTCCATGGGCGCGAAGATCAGCGTGGATTCCGCGACCCTGATGAACAAGGGCCTGGAAGTGATCGAGGCCTGCCTGCTGTTCGGCCTGGATATGGACCAGGTGGCCGTGCTGATCCACCCCCAGAGCATCGTTCATTCCCTGGTGGAATTCACGGATCGCTCCCTGCTGGCCCACTTGGGACCCGCGGACATGCAGGTGCCCATCTCTCATTGCCTGGGGTACCCGGAGCGTCTGGGATTGAGTCTGGCTCCCCTGGATCTGCTTCAGGCCGGAACCCTGACCTTTCGGGAGCCTCGGACCGATCTTTTTCCCTGTCTGGAACTGGCCCGACAGGCCTATCGCGCGGGCCCAAGCCATCTGGTGGTCCTGAACGCGGCCAACGAGGCAGCCGTGGACCTGTTTTTGCGTGAGCGTATCTCCTTCCTGCACATCCCGGCCCTGATCCGCCGCGCCCTGGACGACCATGCCGGGCTGTCCGTGGACTCCCTGGAAACGATTCTGGAGCTGAGCGTCCTCGTCCAGGACCAGACGCGACGCTTGGCCGACTCCGGTGCCGGTGTCTGAGTTTCCGTGGCAAGGCTTGACTTGCGACCGGGAAGTCTCAAAATACCTTCCACGACCATTACGCCCCTTTCTTCGGTTCGGCCATGAGAAACGCCGGTTGAAGTTGACCGACTGTTTTCGCCACATGTCGAGGCGAGCCGAAGCCCCCTTCCAACCAAACAGCCATTGAGTTTCGAATGCAAAGCGTCTTAGCCATTATTCTCGTCCTCGGGGTTCTGATTTTCTTCCATGAGCTGGGTCACTTCCTCGTGGCCCGTCTGTTCAAGATCGGCGTGCCGGTTTTTGCGCTGGGATTCGGGCCGAAGCTGTTCGGGTTCCAGTACGGCGGCACGGAATATCGACTCTGCGCCGTCCCCCTGGGCGGCTACGTCAAGCTGGCCGGGGAGAGCGCCCAGGACGAACTGGGCGAGGGCATTCCGCCTGAATCCAGTTTCAGCCTCCGGCCGCCCTGGCAACGCATCCTGGTGGTGGCAGCCGGTCCGGTGTTCAATTTCGTGCTGGCCGTGTTCATCTACTGGGGGCTGTTCTGGGCGCACGGGCAACAGGAACTGCTGCCCGTGGTGGGCCAGGTGCTGGAGGACAGCCCGGCCCAGGCCGCGGATCTGCGTGACGGGGACATGGTTCTGAGCATCAACGGCCAGGACATCCGCTACTGGAGCGAGCTGGCCGAGCGCATTCAGCAGTCCGAGGGGCAGACCATGCACCTGACGGTGCAGCGGGAGAACCGGGTGGTGGACGTCGCGGCCCAGCCCCGGGTGGAGGTCCGTCAGAACCTGTTCGGCGAGGACATCAAGGTGGCCATGCTGGGCATTACGGCCTCGGGAGAAACCCAGTCCATCGCCCTGGGACCGGGCACGGCCCTGATCGCCGGGGCGGAGCAGACCTGGACCATCGTCGTGCTCACGGTGCAGGGGATCATCAAGCTGATCGAACGGATCATCCCGGCGGACAACATCGGCGGGCCGATCCTCATCGCCCAGTTGGTCAGCGAGCAGGCCTCCGAGGGACTGACCAACCTGCTGGCCCTGACCGCGCTGATCAGCATCAACCTCGGCCTGTTGAATCTTTTGCCGATCCCCGTGCTGGACGGAGGGCACATCCTCTTCTACACCATCGAGACGATCACCGGAAAACCGCTCAACCCCAGGATGCAGGAAATCGCCTACAAGATCGGGATCGCCTTTCTGATCGCGCTGATGACCTTCGCGGTGTTCAATGACATCCATCGCTTCTTCAAGTGACCGTTCTTCCGCGGCGTGCGCTTGCACCGGAAGCGACGCCGATTCCTCCCAGCGCCTCCTGCTGACGCTGAACGGCGTGGAGGACCGGGTCCAGATCGTCCTGGCCCGGGGAAACACCCTGGTTCTGCATCAGGAATGGGCCGCTCCGGCCCGGGTGATGCGCTTTTTGGTCCCGGCCCTGGAGCAAGCTCTGAATCTTCTCGGGCTGAAGATGCACGATCTTTCCGGCATCGCCTGCGTCCGGGGACCGGGCAATTTCACCGGGCTGCGTCTCTGTCTGGCCACGACCTACGGTCTGGCCATGGGCGCGGGCCTGCCCATGGCCGGACTGGAGTATCCGCCTTTGCTGGCCGCCGGTCCGGCCCCGCTGCTCCAGGGCCGCTTGGCCGTGTTGACCCATGCCCGGACCCGGCTGGTCCATGCCCAGACGTTTCACGTCGCCACCGCGCCTTTTTCCCCAAATAATACGACGGAACATGGCGTCGCGTCCCTGGGCGGCCCCCGGATTCTGGCAGTGGACGTCCCGACCGATCTCCATTCGCTCCTGGCCGACGACGACCAGCCGTTGTATCTGCTGGGCAGCGGGGTCCGACGCAACCTGGAGTGGATCAAGGCCGGATTGCCTCAGGCGCGCATTCTCGATCCTTCCTGGGATAGTCCCCAGGCTCACGTCTTGATTCAAGCAGCCCTGAACGCCTCGTTCGGGCATGCGCCCATCGAGCCGCTGTACCTGCGGCCCTGCGACGCCGAGGAGAATCTGGAGTTTTTCGCGGCCAAGCGAGGCTTCAGCGCTACTGAGGCCAGGGACCGCATCCGGGAGGAAACGACCGGGGAAGTGGAGGAAAGGGCATGACGACCACACGCAAGGTGTGCATCCATGGGCATTATTACCAGCCCCCGCGCGTCGATCCGTGGCTGCGCGAACTGCTGCCCGAGGGCAGTGCCGCGCCCGGACTGAACTGGAACCAGCGGATTCTGGAAGAGTCCTACGCACCCCTGGCCTGGGCCCGACGCAGGGACGCCCAGGGACGGATCACGGACCTGGTCAATTGCTACGCCTGGACCAGCTTCAACTTCGGCCCGACCCTGCTCTCCTGGCTGGAACAAGCCGATCCGGCATGCTACGCCCGAATTCTGGACGCTGACCGCCAGAGCCTGGAGCGATGGGGGCACGGCAACGCTCTGGCCCAGTGTTACCATCACATCATCATGCCCTTGGCCTCGCCCCTGGACAAGGAGGTGCAACTGGCCTGGACCGTGGCGGACTTTCAGGCGCGTTACAGGCGAGAGCCGGAAGGGCTCTGGCTCTCCGAGGCCGCCGTGGACACCCCGACCCTGGAAGCCGTGGCCCAGGCCGGGTTTCGCTTCGTGGTCCTGGCCCCGCGCCAGGCTCGGGCCGTGGCGGATCTGGACGGCGCAAACCAGTATGACGTGGATGAATCCACCCTGGACATCCGCGAGCCGTACGCCGCCGCATTGCCTTCCGGCCGGGAACTGGCCGTGTTTTTCTATCACGGACCGATTTCCCAGGCCGTGGCCTTTGAACGGCTTTTGGAAGACGGCGGGCGCTACTTCCAGCGGATCAATCAGGCCGCGGATCGGGGGTTGCTCTGCGTGGCCACGGACGGCGAGACCTACGGCCACCACTTTTCCTTCGGCGAAATGGCCCTGGCCTATGTTTTGGAGCAGATTCGCCAAGGCCGGGATGAGTTGGAGTTGACCAACTTCGCGGCCTATCTGGCCGACAACCCGCCGACTCGCCGGATACTGCTCCATGAGCCGTCCTCCTGGAGCTGCGTCCACGGGGTGGAGCGCTGGCGCTCGGACTGCGGCTGCGCCGACGGCGGGCATCCGGACTGGCACCAGCGCTGGCGCGGGCCGTTGCGCGAAGCCCTGCATCGCAACAAGCTGCGCGTGGACGAGCATTTCTTCGCCGTTGGGCGGGACTGTTTCACCGACCCTCGGCAAGCCTTGCTGGACTATGGCCGGGTGTTGGCCAACGGCGTTTCGCGCTCCGAGTTTTTCGACCAACATGTCGTGCCGGGGCTTGATCCGGACCAGCGGGCAACCGCCTTCAACCTGCTGGCCATGCAGGAATGGGCTATGTGCTCCCTGGCCAGCTGCGCCTGGTTTTTCGACGAGATCAGCCGGGTGGAGCCGCTCAACGCCATGGCCTACGCCCTGCGCTCCATGGAATTGGCCCGGTCCACCGGGGCAGATGACTGTTCACCGGATTTCGTTCGGATCATGGCCGCGGCGGAGTCGAACATCCCAGGCAAGGGCTCGGGCAAGGGCTCGGGAGCGGACCTGTGGCGCACCCATGTTCTGCCCCGGAGCATGGACTTGGCCTCCTGGACCTTGTTGGGCCTGTTTATGGACGGCGAGGATGGAGATGGACCCGTCGCGATCCGCGATTATGGGCGACCCATTCAGCGAAACTGGCTCGGAGCGCAACTGGTCCTGGAGCCTGAGTGGGAGTCTGAGCCCAAGGCGAAACTTGATGACTCGGAGGTTCGGGGTCGCGGTCGGCTGACTTGGCCCGATACCGGGGCTACGGAAACGTTTTCCTGGCGCTGGAAGCCGGAGCAAGCCGGGCGGAGCTTCGGCGTCGTGACCGTGAAGACGTCGGAAGGGGCCGAGCATTCCTGTTCCGTGACGGACCTGGCCTGGAACAGGCGCGAATTGGTCTCCCTGTCCTGGTCCGAGAGTCGGACCCGCGTCTGGTGGGAGGGGCAGCTTCGATTCGCGAGATCGGCCCTGGACCATTTTCAAGGCTACCAGGAAGACCAGCACCGCCCGATCAGGGAGGATGTCTGGCTGCTCCATCTGCCCGCTCTGGCCTGGGCTGACCTGGTCCTGGGACAGGCTGCCGACGACCAGGAGGAATTCCACTCCTTTCTGCGTACAAACTGGCGACCACTGCGGGAATTCGATATTCGCCTGACCGGGCATCTTCTGGAACTGCTGTCTTCCGAGCGACCGGGCTGGGCCGCGGTGGGCCGAATTTTGGACCGCACCGCGGTCTTGGGCCTGCCTCTCAATCTTTGGGCCGTGGAGAATCGACTTTGGGAGTTGTGCAGGGAACATCCGGAGGCGACGGAGTTGGCTCACAAGCTGGGTATCCTTCCTGAGCCCGGTGCATCGGGCGCGACAGGCGGTCCCGGATGATCACCCGCTCCATGCATGTCCTCCCCTGGGTCCTCGCCCTGACCCTGGCCGCGGCCTGCCTGTCGCTGTACGCCAAGCTGCACCAGTCCCGGGACGCCCTGCGCCAGTGCGAGGTGGAAAGCGGTGATTTGCGGGAGCAGTTGGATGTGGCCAACCTGGCCCCGCTGCTTTCCATCCAGCGGGAAATTCAACCCAGGCTGAGCGAGTTCGAGCTGCGTCGCTTGCAGCGCAAAGGGCTCTCCAACCCGGTCTACGACCTGATCCAGGATCTCGCCGACCGCTCGGATCTGATCCCGGCCGAAGCCTTCTTCGGCGGCAGCATGCACATCATCACCGGTGAAACGTACGTGCTCACCGACAAATGGGTCCTGGCCGGGTTCGAGGACGGCCATGTCCGCGGCAACCTTTGGCTGGAATACGACGTGGACCAGACCGGACGCATCTCCTGGCGTGTTCTGGGCTGGTACATGAATTGAGG contains the following coding sequences:
- the dxr gene encoding 1-deoxy-D-xylulose-5-phosphate reductoisomerase; the encoded protein is MPPLHACRYISALPSPAMSAPRGLVILGSTGSIGRSALGVISEHPERFSVLGLAGGRNVRLLAEQAARWRPGMLAVLDAALADELRGLLPSGYAPEIVHGQEGYEQLARLSEAEMVLSAQVGAAGLPATLAAARAGKIIALANKESLVLAGAVIRDACQRYGAMILPVDSEHNAVFQSLRGETCSSLRRIILTASGGPFRDMDAAELDAVTVGQALAHPNWSMGAKISVDSATLMNKGLEVIEACLLFGLDMDQVAVLIHPQSIVHSLVEFTDRSLLAHLGPADMQVPISHCLGYPERLGLSLAPLDLLQAGTLTFREPRTDLFPCLELARQAYRAGPSHLVVLNAANEAAVDLFLRERISFLHIPALIRRALDDHAGLSVDSLETILELSVLVQDQTRRLADSGAGV
- the rseP gene encoding RIP metalloprotease RseP, which codes for MQSVLAIILVLGVLIFFHELGHFLVARLFKIGVPVFALGFGPKLFGFQYGGTEYRLCAVPLGGYVKLAGESAQDELGEGIPPESSFSLRPPWQRILVVAAGPVFNFVLAVFIYWGLFWAHGQQELLPVVGQVLEDSPAQAADLRDGDMVLSINGQDIRYWSELAERIQQSEGQTMHLTVQRENRVVDVAAQPRVEVRQNLFGEDIKVAMLGITASGETQSIALGPGTALIAGAEQTWTIVVLTVQGIIKLIERIIPADNIGGPILIAQLVSEQASEGLTNLLALTALISINLGLLNLLPIPVLDGGHILFYTIETITGKPLNPRMQEIAYKIGIAFLIALMTFAVFNDIHRFFK
- the tsaB gene encoding tRNA (adenosine(37)-N6)-threonylcarbamoyltransferase complex dimerization subunit type 1 TsaB; the encoded protein is MTSIASSSDRSSAACACTGSDADSSQRLLLTLNGVEDRVQIVLARGNTLVLHQEWAAPARVMRFLVPALEQALNLLGLKMHDLSGIACVRGPGNFTGLRLCLATTYGLAMGAGLPMAGLEYPPLLAAGPAPLLQGRLAVLTHARTRLVHAQTFHVATAPFSPNNTTEHGVASLGGPRILAVDVPTDLHSLLADDDQPLYLLGSGVRRNLEWIKAGLPQARILDPSWDSPQAHVLIQAALNASFGHAPIEPLYLRPCDAEENLEFFAAKRGFSATEARDRIREETTGEVEERA
- the thiS gene encoding sulfur carrier protein ThiS, whose protein sequence is MIVNGMSESLQEDVMLHDLIASRGLDPSRVVAELNREIVPGEDFPKTRLQEGDRLELLQFVGGG
- a CDS encoding DUF3536 domain-containing protein — protein: MTTTRKVCIHGHYYQPPRVDPWLRELLPEGSAAPGLNWNQRILEESYAPLAWARRRDAQGRITDLVNCYAWTSFNFGPTLLSWLEQADPACYARILDADRQSLERWGHGNALAQCYHHIIMPLASPLDKEVQLAWTVADFQARYRREPEGLWLSEAAVDTPTLEAVAQAGFRFVVLAPRQARAVADLDGANQYDVDESTLDIREPYAAALPSGRELAVFFYHGPISQAVAFERLLEDGGRYFQRINQAADRGLLCVATDGETYGHHFSFGEMALAYVLEQIRQGRDELELTNFAAYLADNPPTRRILLHEPSSWSCVHGVERWRSDCGCADGGHPDWHQRWRGPLREALHRNKLRVDEHFFAVGRDCFTDPRQALLDYGRVLANGVSRSEFFDQHVVPGLDPDQRATAFNLLAMQEWAMCSLASCAWFFDEISRVEPLNAMAYALRSMELARSTGADDCSPDFVRIMAAAESNIPGKGSGKGSGADLWRTHVLPRSMDLASWTLLGLFMDGEDGDGPVAIRDYGRPIQRNWLGAQLVLEPEWESEPKAKLDDSEVRGRGRLTWPDTGATETFSWRWKPEQAGRSFGVVTVKTSEGAEHSCSVTDLAWNRRELVSLSWSESRTRVWWEGQLRFARSALDHFQGYQEDQHRPIREDVWLLHLPALAWADLVLGQAADDQEEFHSFLRTNWRPLREFDIRLTGHLLELLSSERPGWAAVGRILDRTAVLGLPLNLWAVENRLWELCREHPEATELAHKLGILPEPGASGATGGPG
- the pyrH gene encoding UMP kinase, with amino-acid sequence MTELRYPRILLKISGEALAGPNQFGIDPETIDTFCREMVEVAELGVELALVIGGGNIFRGLSAASRGMDRAGADYMGMLATVINSLAVQDGLEKLGLTTRVMTAFPMQQVAEPYIRRRAIRHLEKKRVVICAAGTGNPFFTTDTAAVLRGAELKVQAILKATKVDGVYDKDPKKDQDARLFSHISYIDVLKKRLQVMDSTAISLAMDNNLPIVVFNLFTAGNIKRVALGEPTGTLVTGGE
- the frr gene encoding ribosome recycling factor → MTSVLDDNKERMEKSLQSLDREFKRLRTGRASGALLDGIRVDYYGTSTPLDQLASISIPDSRTISIQPWDRGAFKDVEKAILKSDLGLNPVNDGKTLRIIIPPLTEERRKELVKIAKKFTEEAKVGIRSIRRDANDTLKKQEKAKEITEDELHKTQDDVQKLTDEYIVKADAVFAAKEKEIMEI
- the uppS gene encoding polyprenyl diphosphate synthase, yielding MSSLPRHIAIIMDGNGRWAEHHGLPRTEGHKAGTRSARKIVTQCRKLGIPHVTFYTFSKENWSRPREEVSFLFEMLQSYLKSEMDSLLERDIRLHVLGDWDELPFALRQILRHVCSKSSHCKSMVVNLALNYSGREEIVRACRKLVAQGVSADQITEQLLTDNLDTAGQPDPDLIIRTSGEQRLSNFLLYQAAYSELVFTPVMWPDFDEACLQAALDEFARRSRRFGGLEPSSA
- the tsf gene encoding translation elongation factor Ts; amino-acid sequence: MAISASLVKELRERTGAGMMDCKKALQECDGDQEKSLLWLREKGLAKAQKKSGRATSQGFIGSYIHSNGKIGVMVELKCETDFVAKNEKFLELAKDLAMQVAATAPLCVAPEDIPEDVLERERQFVTQQTRDEGKPENIIPKIVDGRMKKFAQEVCLLEQAFIKDDSRKIKDLITETIAVLGENIQVGRVVRMALGEEA
- a CDS encoding phosphatidate cytidylyltransferase — encoded protein: MPLTSHHKRLLTGLLPLPVLLWILFSGGLPLLLLVLILAALGQWEFYSMFWKRERPGWKLLGIAGGALFLMAAYLAPTAVPAALAGLFCLFGILFLVSYSADPETASFPDVLLLFLGCCYLPLLLHFALGLAWPELLLVVAAAFLSDTAAYYTGSKLGRRHVWPSISPKKTWEGSAGGMAACVGASLVVGLAWGTAGAAAFIFLGVVLNLAAQVGDFFESAMKRSQAVKDSGTLLPGHGGILDRIDSLLFVLPAYAALSLVYPFF
- the rpsB gene encoding 30S ribosomal protein S2, with translation MAYVTMKQMLETGVHFGHQTRRWNPKMRPYIFGARNGIHIVDLQQTVKMFQKAHDFIADTVAQGGKVMFVGTKPQAREIIKQEAARVGMFSVTHRWMGGTLTNFQTIRSSIQRLKKLETMFEDGTVNRFVKKEIVRMQRDVEKLNLALGGIKDMESLPQAAFVIDPNREDIAIQECRKLNIPVVAVVDTNCDPDLIDFIIPGNDDAIRAIKLFSASIADACTEGAARMRDMDQSAEKAAEAALTQAAAESEGAETESEKDATEEK